The following proteins are co-located in the Streptococcus anginosus genome:
- a CDS encoding relaxase/mobilization nuclease domain-containing protein, which translates to MAITKIHPIKSTLNLAIDYIVNGDKTDEQLLVSTHKCHESTAHTQFLRTRNDAGTKGTVLSRHLIQSFLPGETSPELDHQIGMELCKKILKDEYEFVLSTHIDKGHIHNHIIFNNVNMVTGRCYQSNKKSYHRIRYQSDKLCKENNLSVIDEFYESYKKKYMINGKSWYENEQAKHGTSWKSKLQFDIDRMIKQSKDWDDFIKTMADLGYEIKYGKHIAFKPKDKPRFTRSKTIGEDYTEERLKEHIAEISSIKTPAVKKRIGNVIDMNTNVKVKESKGYEYWATKHNLHTMAESVIFLREQGIKSVKQLDEYIQKAADERQNLQDKIKVIDKEMLLLSATMEQVNTVKKYRAYYKEYKANSSDKSFFEEYKAQITLYENALSELKKSYSKLPNSKDILAELDKLQEKKNTLMQEYSSSKSTMDELYKIRKNYGIYMGKEMER; encoded by the coding sequence ATGGCTATTACAAAAATACACCCAATAAAATCAACGCTTAATCTTGCCATTGACTACATTGTAAATGGAGATAAAACAGACGAGCAGCTATTAGTAAGCACTCATAAATGCCACGAATCAACTGCTCATACACAATTTTTAAGGACACGAAATGACGCAGGAACAAAAGGAACCGTTCTTTCACGACATCTCATTCAATCATTTTTACCGGGAGAAACAAGTCCTGAATTGGATCACCAGATTGGTATGGAGCTGTGTAAAAAGATACTCAAAGATGAGTACGAATTTGTCTTATCTACTCACATAGATAAGGGACATATCCACAATCACATCATCTTTAATAATGTAAATATGGTAACAGGTAGGTGCTACCAGTCTAACAAGAAAAGCTATCATAGAATCCGTTATCAGAGCGATAAGTTATGCAAAGAAAATAACCTATCTGTCATTGACGAGTTTTACGAAAGCTATAAGAAAAAATATATGATTAACGGTAAATCTTGGTATGAAAACGAACAGGCAAAACATGGCACTTCTTGGAAAAGTAAGCTTCAATTTGACATTGATAGAATGATTAAACAGTCTAAGGATTGGGACGATTTTATAAAGACAATGGCTGATCTTGGCTATGAAATTAAGTATGGCAAACACATTGCTTTTAAACCGAAAGATAAGCCGAGATTTACAAGATCTAAAACAATCGGAGAAGATTATACTGAAGAAAGGTTAAAAGAACACATTGCAGAAATATCGTCTATTAAAACCCCTGCCGTCAAAAAACGCATTGGCAATGTTATTGATATGAACACAAATGTTAAAGTAAAAGAAAGCAAAGGCTATGAATATTGGGCAACCAAACATAACCTTCATACAATGGCTGAGTCTGTTATCTTCCTCAGAGAACAAGGTATTAAATCCGTTAAGCAACTTGATGAGTACATCCAAAAAGCAGCCGACGAAAGGCAAAATTTACAGGATAAAATCAAGGTTATTGATAAGGAAATGCTGTTGCTTTCTGCCACTATGGAACAAGTTAATACCGTTAAAAAATACAGGGCATACTACAAGGAATATAAGGCAAATTCGTCTGATAAGTCATTTTTTGAAGAGTACAAAGCTCAGATTACCCTATATGAAAATGCCCTTTCAGAACTAAAAAAATCCTATTCCAAGCTCCCAAATTCAAAGGATATTTTAGCTGAGCTTGATAAATTACAAGAAAAAAAGAATACCCTAATGCAAGAGTATTCTTCCTCAAAATCTACTATGGACGAGCTTTACAAGATACGAAAAAATTATGGAATTTATATGGGTAAGGAGATGGAGAGATAG
- a CDS encoding recombinase family protein translates to MSKEKIKVYLYTRVSTSIQIDGYSLEAQKSRMKAFALYNDYEIIGEYEDAGKSGKSIEGRIQFTRMMEDIKSGKDGVSFVLVFKLSRFARNAADVLSTLQTMQDFGVNLICVEDGIDSSKDAGKLMISVLSAVAEIERENIRVQTMEGRIQKAREGKWNGGFAPYGYQLVDGKLFINEEEAVAIRTIFDQYVNTTIGANGLSKYLENHGIRKIPRQNGKNPLFDAGLIRKILKNPVYNGKIAFGRRTLEKVHGTRNEYKQVEQDEYLIAEGIHEAIISDELWQAAQVKLKSQAKKYEHVNKGKDTRTHLLSGIVKCPICGVGMFGNKCIKKKKDGTKYKDFYYYGCKHRHMIRGHKCTYNKQIREELLDDAVAEVIIKIVSNPKFASMMQEKINMKVDTSEIEKEIDNYQKELRKSHSTKFKLIEEIDNLDADDKHYKRRKQDLDDRLYRMYDKIEDLESLLIDAKAKKQTIEAEKLTGDNIYKILIYFDKLYKVMNDVERRQLITALISEIQIYEEKQPNGQWLKSITFKLPIIDGDLNIGLDNDEHVECVALLVKEDIK, encoded by the coding sequence ATGTCAAAAGAAAAAATAAAAGTATACCTCTATACAAGAGTATCTACATCAATACAGATAGACGGTTATTCTTTAGAGGCACAAAAATCAAGAATGAAAGCTTTTGCTCTCTATAATGATTATGAGATTATTGGTGAATACGAAGATGCAGGTAAGTCTGGAAAATCTATTGAGGGAAGAATACAGTTTACTCGCATGATGGAAGATATAAAATCCGGAAAGGATGGAGTATCTTTTGTTCTTGTGTTTAAGCTATCAAGATTTGCAAGAAATGCTGCTGATGTTTTATCAACTCTACAAACAATGCAAGATTTTGGAGTCAATTTAATTTGTGTTGAGGATGGGATTGATTCATCCAAAGATGCAGGCAAATTGATGATTTCAGTTTTATCAGCTGTGGCTGAAATTGAAAGAGAAAACATTCGTGTTCAAACAATGGAAGGTCGCATTCAAAAGGCAAGAGAGGGAAAATGGAACGGAGGGTTTGCCCCGTATGGGTATCAGCTTGTCGATGGAAAACTGTTTATCAATGAAGAAGAAGCTGTAGCTATAAGAACTATTTTCGATCAATATGTTAACACAACCATTGGAGCAAATGGACTTTCTAAATACCTAGAAAATCATGGAATAAGAAAAATTCCAAGACAGAATGGGAAAAATCCATTATTTGATGCGGGTCTTATAAGAAAGATATTAAAGAATCCGGTATATAACGGGAAGATAGCCTTTGGAAGAAGAACTTTAGAAAAAGTTCATGGTACAAGAAATGAATATAAGCAAGTTGAACAAGATGAATATTTAATAGCTGAAGGTATTCATGAAGCTATAATTTCTGATGAGCTATGGCAAGCAGCTCAAGTTAAGTTAAAATCTCAAGCAAAGAAATATGAGCATGTGAATAAAGGGAAAGATACACGCACACATCTGCTTTCAGGAATTGTAAAATGTCCAATATGTGGAGTGGGAATGTTTGGAAACAAGTGTATTAAGAAAAAGAAAGATGGTACAAAGTATAAAGATTTTTATTACTATGGCTGTAAACATAGGCATATGATAAGAGGTCATAAATGTACTTACAATAAACAAATCAGAGAAGAATTGTTAGATGATGCAGTTGCTGAGGTAATTATAAAGATAGTAAGCAATCCCAAATTTGCTTCTATGATGCAAGAAAAAATTAACATGAAGGTAGATACCTCTGAAATAGAAAAAGAGATAGATAATTACCAGAAAGAATTGAGGAAGAGCCATTCTACGAAATTTAAGCTAATTGAGGAAATAGATAATTTAGATGCTGATGATAAGCACTACAAACGAAGAAAACAGGACTTAGACGATAGACTTTATCGTATGTATGATAAGATTGAAGACTTAGAATCATTGTTAATTGATGCGAAAGCAAAGAAACAAACTATTGAAGCTGAGAAACTTACAGGAGATAACATATATAAGATTTTGATCTATTTTGATAAACTTTACAAGGTAATGAATGATGTAGAGCGTAGACAGTTAATTACAGCTTTGATTTCTGAAATTCAAATTTACGAAGAAAAGCAACCGAATGGGCAATGGCTAAAATCAATTACTTTTAAACTTCCTATCATCGATGGAGATTTAAATATAGGTTTGGACAATGATGAGCATGTTGAGTGTGTTGCTCTGCTAGTCAAGGAAGATATAAAATAG
- a CDS encoding GntR family transcriptional regulator: MNIQINNSSDDPIYLQIKNQIKAQIISGELKVGEQLPSIRFLAKELRVSMITAKRAFDELELDGFINSVQGKGNFVAAQNRELIREEYLKRIESKLQEVVELSEIAGVSNDELVQMLKSYVEGKYE; the protein is encoded by the coding sequence ATGAATATACAGATTAATAATTCAAGTGATGATCCGATTTATTTGCAGATAAAAAATCAAATAAAGGCACAGATTATTTCGGGAGAATTAAAGGTTGGGGAGCAATTGCCATCCATTAGATTTTTAGCTAAAGAACTTCGAGTGAGTATGATTACTGCTAAAAGAGCTTTTGATGAACTGGAACTTGATGGTTTCATTAATTCAGTGCAAGGAAAAGGTAATTTTGTTGCGGCTCAGAATAGAGAACTTATTCGTGAAGAATATTTAAAGCGAATTGAATCAAAGCTGCAAGAGGTTGTTGAGCTTTCGGAAATTGCAGGTGTATCCAATGATGAATTGGTACAGATGCTTAAGAGTTATGTGGAGGGGAAATATGAGTAA
- a CDS encoding plasmid mobilization protein codes for MANRIRNERLEIKLTEEEKALFEEKRKLSKCRNMSHFIRKCVLEKEIYQVDLEPFRDLQGLLSNATNNINQIAKRVNSTGVIYKEDISDIKKEIEHFSKELWQIHSLLLKRTSETGGE; via the coding sequence ATGGCAAATAGAATACGAAACGAAAGACTTGAAATTAAACTAACTGAAGAAGAAAAGGCTCTTTTTGAAGAGAAAAGAAAACTTTCAAAGTGTAGAAATATGAGCCATTTTATTCGCAAATGCGTTTTGGAAAAGGAGATTTATCAGGTAGATTTAGAGCCTTTCCGGGATTTACAAGGCTTACTTTCCAATGCAACAAACAACATCAATCAGATTGCAAAGCGAGTAAATTCGACAGGCGTAATCTACAAAGAGGACATCAGTGATATAAAAAAAGAGATTGAACATTTCTCAAAAGAGCTGTGGCAAATTCATTCACTACTTCTGAAAAGAACATCTGAAACGGGAGGTGAATAA
- a CDS encoding ABC transporter ATP-binding protein produces the protein MSNYAIEIKNLVKKFDGFTLGPIDLSIPKGTIVGYIGQNGAGKSTTIKLLLGLLKIDSGEIKILGCDNPNSIELKDKLGVVFDELLVPEEMTLVDLEKFCSRVYSKWDRELFYQLKKKFNLSEKQTIKNYSRGMRMKLSMAVALSHNAEILILDEATSGLDPIVREEILDLLLDFMQEENHTILISSHILSDLEKVADYIAFINDGKVLFVETKDGLKENYGICTLSNEEVKNLDEEAIIGRRVHSFGQELLVKRNLIPDGITLQKPSIEDIMIYFVKGDKR, from the coding sequence ATGAGTAATTATGCTATTGAAATTAAAAACTTGGTTAAAAAGTTTGATGGCTTTACATTAGGGCCGATAGATTTGTCTATTCCTAAAGGGACTATCGTCGGATACATTGGTCAAAACGGAGCAGGTAAAAGTACAACAATAAAATTGTTATTAGGATTGCTTAAAATAGATTCAGGAGAAATTAAAATTTTAGGTTGTGATAATCCTAACAGTATTGAGTTGAAAGATAAACTTGGAGTCGTGTTCGATGAGTTATTAGTGCCGGAAGAGATGACACTTGTTGATTTGGAAAAATTTTGTTCAAGGGTCTATTCAAAGTGGGATAGAGAATTGTTCTATCAATTAAAAAAGAAATTTAATTTATCTGAAAAACAGACTATTAAAAATTATTCTCGTGGAATGAGAATGAAATTATCTATGGCAGTAGCTTTATCTCATAATGCTGAAATTCTTATATTGGATGAAGCTACAAGTGGATTGGATCCAATTGTAAGGGAGGAAATTTTAGATTTGCTTCTTGACTTTATGCAAGAAGAAAATCACACAATTCTAATCTCTTCACATATTCTATCGGATTTAGAGAAGGTGGCAGACTATATCGCTTTTATCAATGATGGTAAGGTTCTTTTTGTGGAAACAAAGGATGGACTAAAGGAAAACTATGGTATCTGTACTTTATCTAATGAAGAAGTTAAAAATCTTGATGAAGAAGCCATTATTGGAAGAAGGGTACACTCATTTGGACAAGAGCTGCTTGTTAAAAGAAATCTTATTCCGGATGGAATAACATTACAAAAACCGTCTATCGAAGATATTATGATTTATTTTGTGAAAGGAGATAAAAGGTAA
- a CDS encoding sigma-70 RNA polymerase sigma factor region 4 domain-containing protein, with amino-acid sequence MAKEYYLYVRGQKVKVSEDIYKVYWQEKEHEKYLEQVDKKNHLLFFSSLDHDGHFVDNIVDESVDVEKIVETQMMIEAVRNAISRLNAEERDIIERLYFNDETVRSVAKLKSITHPALIKRRNKILEKLKKFIEEL; translated from the coding sequence ATGGCAAAAGAGTATTACCTTTATGTCAGAGGACAAAAGGTGAAAGTCAGTGAAGATATTTATAAAGTCTACTGGCAGGAAAAAGAACACGAAAAGTATTTAGAGCAGGTGGACAAGAAAAACCACTTGCTCTTTTTTTCATCATTGGATCATGACGGACACTTTGTAGATAATATTGTTGATGAAAGTGTTGATGTAGAAAAGATTGTTGAAACACAGATGATGATTGAAGCAGTCAGAAATGCTATATCAAGGCTTAATGCAGAAGAAAGAGATATTATTGAACGTTTGTATTTTAATGATGAAACTGTTCGTTCAGTAGCAAAGCTCAAAAGTATTACACATCCAGCTTTAATCAAAAGAAGAAACAAAATTCTTGAAAAGCTGAAAAAATTTATCGAAGAACTTTAA
- a CDS encoding ABC-2 transporter permease: protein MTALILKDIATLKKTLLLTITICIALAVYGIYENAIFMIPLICAMIPLILTAIAFGYDTKSKFEQFAFSMPIKKSSFVLSKLFFAFVFGLVGSVCLFVLFIVKNEMSIDNIVFISLITLVASVLMSAIQLPFILKYGAEKGRLIMVITYFAIFALSTFLKEKSDLLANMVELFSKYSMVMIFIGIVLVGLVTIGIAIKISISIMDKKEY, encoded by the coding sequence ATGACTGCATTGATATTAAAAGATATAGCTACTTTAAAAAAGACGCTGCTATTGACGATTACTATTTGTATTGCACTCGCTGTGTATGGGATATATGAAAATGCGATTTTTATGATTCCACTTATATGTGCAATGATACCGTTAATTTTAACTGCTATCGCTTTTGGCTATGATACGAAATCGAAGTTTGAACAATTCGCCTTTTCGATGCCTATTAAAAAGAGCAGCTTTGTATTAAGTAAATTGTTTTTTGCGTTTGTATTTGGGTTAGTCGGTTCAGTATGTTTATTTGTTCTATTTATAGTTAAAAATGAGATGTCGATAGATAACATCGTATTTATCTCACTGATTACATTAGTTGCAAGTGTTTTAATGTCAGCTATTCAACTACCGTTTATCCTAAAATATGGTGCTGAAAAGGGCAGGCTGATTATGGTGATAACCTACTTTGCAATATTTGCTCTATCCACTTTTTTAAAAGAAAAATCAGATTTACTTGCGAATATGGTGGAGCTTTTCAGTAAGTATTCAATGGTAATGATTTTTATTGGAATAGTCTTGGTAGGACTTGTTACTATAGGGATTGCCATAAAAATATCTATTTCAATTATGGATAAAAAAGAATATTAG
- a CDS encoding ATP-binding protein, with amino-acid sequence MEDIQNYLNQEIGVVQNVDTKKVSVSVEKEEILNRLKINDIVVLSGNNADEKLIGIVTRVSKKRIDIDDEETEEQEYSFNFCNITLVGTFYKKLSSTKQNIFKRAVNTYPEINSKVYLADGKALSIIMNSLENEISSEKRLIIGKYASNKTVEAILDGNRFFQRHATIVGSTGSGKSFTVANILEKANELEHANLIVFDLHGEYNELSYAEQIKICDSEDGLHIPLWFFNYEEIHSLFIESSEGTSTNQRAAVIKYILEHKKRYLEDNMAGFSSEIITADTPIPFLAKGLKDYLEDENIKEEFTGDIIQSGPNKGKEKTKQGQYYGKLTNLITRLQTKIDDKKYGFVFNESNTGRAEYLKEFIDKIMGLDKKVKVIDLSEVPSDMLPMIIGIVTRLVYEVQFWMSPKTDETRHPIAFICDEAHLYMPRDTTKLKAVENKSLEIFEKISKEGRKYGVSLVIVSQRPAELNSTIISQCNNIISLKITNDRDKSAVATMLTDSLVGLVETLPNLDVGECIVIGDSIKLPTKIILDKPKEEPKSSTIDFWDRWIDGKGTVFNIDEAIKCMIKQTR; translated from the coding sequence ATGGAAGATATTCAAAATTATTTAAATCAAGAAATTGGAGTTGTTCAAAATGTTGATACCAAGAAAGTATCTGTATCAGTAGAAAAGGAAGAAATTTTAAATAGGTTAAAAATAAATGATATAGTTGTTTTATCTGGAAATAATGCAGATGAAAAACTAATTGGAATAGTAACTAGAGTAAGTAAAAAGAGAATTGACATCGATGATGAAGAAACTGAAGAACAAGAGTATTCATTTAACTTTTGTAATATAACTTTAGTAGGTACCTTTTATAAAAAACTGTCTTCAACTAAACAAAATATTTTTAAAAGAGCGGTGAATACTTACCCTGAAATCAATAGCAAGGTTTATTTGGCAGATGGTAAAGCACTCTCTATTATTATGAACTCTCTTGAAAATGAGATATCTTCAGAAAAAAGATTAATCATTGGCAAATATGCAAGTAATAAAACGGTTGAAGCAATTTTGGATGGAAATAGATTTTTTCAAAGACACGCAACCATAGTGGGTAGTACTGGAAGTGGAAAATCTTTTACTGTAGCAAATATTCTTGAGAAGGCGAATGAGTTGGAACATGCTAATTTAATTGTTTTTGATTTGCATGGTGAATACAATGAATTAAGTTATGCTGAACAAATAAAAATTTGTGACTCTGAGGATGGATTACATATTCCTTTGTGGTTTTTTAATTATGAAGAAATTCATTCTTTATTTATTGAATCTTCGGAAGGGACATCTACAAATCAAAGAGCTGCAGTAATTAAATATATTTTAGAGCATAAGAAAAGGTATCTTGAAGACAATATGGCTGGATTTTCTTCTGAAATAATTACAGCAGATACTCCGATTCCTTTTTTAGCAAAAGGGTTAAAAGACTATTTAGAAGATGAAAATATAAAAGAAGAATTCACAGGTGATATTATTCAAAGTGGTCCAAATAAAGGAAAAGAAAAAACAAAACAGGGGCAATATTATGGCAAGCTAACTAATCTCATTACGAGATTACAGACAAAAATAGACGATAAAAAATATGGGTTTGTATTTAATGAGAGTAACACTGGAAGAGCTGAATATTTGAAAGAATTTATTGATAAAATAATGGGGCTAGATAAAAAAGTAAAAGTAATAGATTTATCAGAAGTCCCATCAGATATGTTACCTATGATAATAGGTATTGTAACAAGGTTGGTATATGAAGTTCAATTTTGGATGTCGCCTAAAACAGATGAGACTCGACATCCTATAGCCTTCATTTGCGATGAAGCACACTTATACATGCCGAGAGATACAACAAAATTGAAAGCGGTTGAGAACAAATCACTGGAGATATTTGAAAAAATCTCTAAGGAGGGGAGAAAATATGGTGTTTCATTGGTGATTGTTTCTCAAAGACCTGCAGAACTAAATTCCACTATCATATCTCAATGCAATAATATTATAAGTTTGAAAATTACGAATGATAGAGATAAATCGGCAGTAGCAACTATGTTAACTGATTCATTGGTAGGTTTGGTTGAAACATTACCTAATCTTGATGTTGGAGAATGTATTGTTATTGGAGATTCAATTAAATTACCTACTAAAATTATTTTAGACAAACCTAAGGAAGAGCCCAAAAGTTCAACTATTGATTTTTGGGACAGATGGATAGATGGAAAAGGTACAGTTTTCAATATTGATGAAGCAATTAAATGTATGATTAAACAGACAAGGTAG